The DNA region CTGCTTCGCCCGGAGGTGTTCGACGTCTTTCGCGAGGTGGACCACATCCTCCACGCGGGCGACCTGGGGCCCATCGCCCTGCTCGCCGAGCTCGAGGCCATCGCACCAGTGACGGCGGTGTACGGCAACACCGACGGCACGGATGTGCGCCGCCGCCTGCCACAGGTGGCGCACGTCGAGCTGGACGGGTTCCGCATTGTCGTGACCCACGGCGATCAGTTCGGCTCGCCGACGCCCGAGCGCCTGCACGCCGAATTTCCCGGTCCCGACATCCTGGTCTTCGGGCACACACACAGGCCGTTGCTCACGCTGGTCGACGTGGTGGTGACCGTGATGAATCCGGGCGGCGCGGGCCGGCGGCGGTTCGATCTGCCGCCGTCGGTGGGCATTCTGGAATTGGAGCCCGGCATTCCGCCGCGCGGGCGGCTCGTGGCGCTTCTCGGGGCAGGCGAAGACTAGCGGCTGGGGGGCTGGCGCTGCCGGCCGCTCACGCCGCCCACTGCTCGAGCGGGGTCGTGCGACGGAGCGCCTCCGGGTGCGCGCGGAACCATGCCATCATGAGCAGCAGCTCGTCGATGCCTTCGATCGGAAGCGGGCCGGGCGGCGGATCAGGCCGCGCAAGCTCCTGGGTCACGACTCCGCGAAACGCCTCGTGCTCGATCGGCGTCGTGGGCCAGGGAAAGCTGGCGCGCACGAGTCCACGG from Gemmatimonadales bacterium includes:
- a CDS encoding metallophosphoesterase family protein, with amino-acid sequence MRLGVISDTHGLLRPEVFDVFREVDHILHAGDLGPIALLAELEAIAPVTAVYGNTDGTDVRRRLPQVAHVELDGFRIVVTHGDQFGSPTPERLHAEFPGPDILVFGHTHRPLLTLVDVVVTVMNPGGAGRRRFDLPPSVGILELEPGIPPRGRLVALLGAGED